The following are encoded in a window of Pedosphaera parvula Ellin514 genomic DNA:
- a CDS encoding tetratricopeptide repeat protein: MRTRLFLILFLLVCAVFYPVLSAEFLPWDDDANIYLNPHLTGLGLDQLKWISTDTTYVWRYQPLCWFTWSAIKACFGLKPFYFHLIVLLFHAANTGLVFLLIHKLLLLARNVARETAPPQFAICAALGAAFWGVHPLRVESTAWAVELAYVQPLFFFLLSIFSYLRAAEVKNPKLYVGLSMLLFIISLMSFPLALGGFVVFWGLNFFPLRRLELDPARWLSREAFKVWAEQFVFLAIAVFFGWLNLRIRSHPASTMWSNPASLAEFGFASRVMQGFFIWAYYIWKPFLPFNLTPVPIQLLEFKPLDLPFLLSAILVVGLSLILFLRRRLWPGIFVIWICYLALLVPVLGISEHPHYPSDRYSLVVSIGWSILLSALLAKLWAHLRLRQLLLGASTVTLLLFASMSYQQTFMWQTSVGFFQAILRPWKDEPKLASARLNLQMRLAQAHVDHGQFTNAVEVLREAIQIKPAFAEGHHQLGNALKETGDLDGASASYAEAMRLAPDLMPSLNDLGVAYAQLGKLDQAMAQFSKVMQREPENASAIKNMAIALQMKGRTNEAEVYLIRLKTLPSHPSGLQ, encoded by the coding sequence ATGCGAACTCGTCTTTTCCTGATCTTGTTCCTGTTGGTTTGCGCGGTGTTTTATCCCGTACTGAGTGCCGAATTCCTGCCCTGGGACGATGATGCCAATATCTACCTCAATCCACATCTCACCGGCCTGGGCTTGGATCAGCTGAAGTGGATTTCTACGGACACTACTTACGTCTGGCGCTATCAACCACTCTGTTGGTTTACCTGGTCGGCAATAAAGGCGTGCTTTGGCCTTAAACCCTTTTACTTCCACCTGATAGTTTTGCTTTTTCATGCCGCCAATACTGGCCTGGTTTTTTTGCTGATCCATAAGCTGCTTTTGCTGGCCAGAAATGTTGCCAGGGAAACGGCGCCGCCTCAATTTGCGATCTGTGCTGCACTTGGCGCCGCCTTCTGGGGAGTCCATCCGTTGCGAGTTGAAAGTACCGCCTGGGCGGTAGAGTTAGCTTATGTACAGCCGCTTTTTTTCTTTCTCCTTTCCATATTTTCTTATCTGCGGGCAGCCGAGGTGAAGAACCCGAAACTGTACGTGGGTTTAAGCATGCTTCTCTTTATCATTTCCTTGATGAGTTTCCCTCTCGCTCTGGGCGGTTTTGTCGTTTTTTGGGGGCTCAACTTTTTTCCTTTGCGACGGTTGGAATTAGATCCTGCCCGTTGGTTGTCCAGGGAGGCATTCAAAGTCTGGGCGGAGCAATTCGTGTTCCTGGCGATTGCGGTCTTTTTTGGTTGGTTAAACCTCCGTATTCGATCCCATCCTGCCAGCACCATGTGGAGCAATCCCGCAAGTCTGGCGGAATTTGGGTTTGCCTCCAGGGTAATGCAAGGATTCTTCATCTGGGCTTATTACATTTGGAAACCTTTTCTGCCTTTTAATCTTACTCCGGTCCCGATTCAACTGCTTGAATTCAAGCCCCTCGACCTGCCATTCCTATTGAGTGCGATCCTGGTGGTGGGGTTAAGTTTGATTTTGTTTTTGCGACGCCGCCTCTGGCCCGGGATTTTCGTAATATGGATCTGTTATTTAGCGCTCCTGGTTCCAGTGTTGGGCATTTCTGAGCATCCTCACTACCCTTCTGACCGTTACAGTCTGGTCGTGAGCATTGGCTGGTCTATTTTGCTCTCAGCTTTGTTGGCCAAACTCTGGGCACATCTTCGTTTACGCCAGCTTTTACTTGGTGCATCGACAGTTACCCTTCTGCTCTTTGCCTCCATGAGCTATCAGCAAACCTTTATGTGGCAGACAAGCGTCGGATTTTTCCAGGCAATTCTACGCCCGTGGAAGGACGAACCGAAACTTGCCAGTGCGCGGCTTAACCTGCAGATGCGTCTGGCCCAGGCACATGTGGATCATGGCCAGTTCACCAACGCAGTTGAAGTACTAAGAGAGGCTATCCAAATTAAACCCGCCTTTGCAGAGGGGCATCATCAACTCGGCAACGCCCTTAAGGAAACCGGCGATCTGGATGGAGCCAGCGCCTCCTATGCCGAAGCCATGCGCCTCGCCCCCGATCTTATGCCCTCGCTGAATGACCTGGGTGTGGCATACGCTCAATTGGGAAAGCTGGACCAGGCGATGGCCCAGTTTTCAAAAGTCATGCAACGTGAGCCGGAAAATGCGTCTGCCATAAAGAATATGGCCATCGCTTTGCAAATGAAGGGAAGGACTAATGAAGCTGAAGTGTACCTGATCCGCTTAAAGACACTCCCAAGCCATCCTTCCGGGTTGCAATAG